One Tumebacillus sp. BK434 genomic window carries:
- a CDS encoding ABC transporter ATP-binding protein: MQIQARNLSKQFGAFHAVDDVSFTIGSGQLIGLLGPSGGGKTTILRMLAGLEAPTSGEIRFEGAPVNHLPPQERGIGFVFQNYALFKHMDIFDNIAFGLAVQKKGKREMRDRVQHLLELTGLSGLGSRFPHQLSGGQRQRVAFARALAPAPQLLLLDEPFAAIDAKVRKELRQWLKEMIRQLGVTSIFVTHDQEEAVEVADEIMIVSKGRLEQKGTPWEVYKHPATPFVARFIGDSMAVQDVRALKGFERAAANLQGSHQVFIRPESIELGREQEIAYPHAAAKGEVKSVQFRGNVWQVEVEVGPQRLLAHHSFEKSPLQIGDEVAVLVHQIHLFDERATLLVENELKGSDSRWQQRSFG; the protein is encoded by the coding sequence ATGCAGATTCAGGCACGTAATCTCAGCAAGCAGTTTGGCGCGTTCCACGCGGTGGACGACGTGTCGTTCACCATCGGTTCCGGCCAGCTGATTGGGCTGCTCGGTCCGAGCGGCGGCGGCAAAACGACGATTTTGCGCATGCTCGCAGGCCTTGAGGCGCCGACGTCCGGCGAAATCCGCTTCGAAGGCGCGCCGGTCAACCACCTGCCGCCGCAGGAGCGCGGCATCGGCTTCGTGTTTCAGAACTACGCGCTGTTTAAGCACATGGACATTTTTGACAACATCGCATTCGGGCTGGCCGTGCAGAAGAAAGGCAAGCGGGAGATGCGCGACCGCGTGCAGCATCTGCTGGAGCTGACCGGCTTGAGCGGACTCGGCAGCCGCTTCCCGCACCAGCTGTCCGGCGGGCAGCGCCAGCGCGTCGCCTTTGCCCGCGCTCTCGCCCCCGCTCCACAGCTGCTCCTGCTCGATGAGCCGTTTGCGGCGATCGACGCGAAAGTACGCAAAGAACTGCGCCAATGGCTGAAAGAGATGATTCGGCAGCTCGGCGTCACTTCGATTTTTGTCACCCACGACCAGGAAGAGGCGGTCGAAGTCGCTGACGAGATCATGATCGTAAGCAAAGGCCGCCTGGAGCAAAAAGGCACACCGTGGGAGGTCTACAAGCATCCGGCCACGCCGTTTGTCGCCCGCTTTATCGGCGATTCGATGGCGGTGCAGGATGTGCGGGCGCTGAAAGGATTCGAACGCGCCGCCGCCAACTTGCAAGGCAGCCACCAGGTCTTCATCCGCCCCGAGTCGATCGAGCTCGGCCGCGAGCAGGAGATCGCCTACCCCCATGCCGCTGCGAAAGGCGAAGTGAAAAGTGTCCAGTTCCGCGGCAACGTCTGGCAGGTCGAGGTGGAAGTCGGACCGCAGCGCCTGCTCGCCCACCATTCGTTCGAAAAAAGCCCGCTGCAGATCGGCGATGAAGTGGCGGTGCTCGTGCACCAGATCCACCTGTTTGATG